Part of the Nitrospirota bacterium genome is shown below.
AGAAGGAGGACGCAATGGCTACCGATGTGGCACCCGAGATTAAAGTGGGCGATACGGCGCCGGACTTCACCTTGAAAGATCAGGATCAGAAAGACGTGAAGCTGAGCGACTACCGGGGCAAGAAAAATGTCGTGCTGTGTTTTTATCCGCTCGATTGGAGCCCGGTCTGTACCAACGAAAACAAGTGCCTGACCGATGATTTCCCCAGCTTCCAAAGCGTCAACGCGGAAGTCTTCGGCATCAGCACGGACAGCTTCTTTTCGCACAAGGCCTGGGCGGACTCGCTCGGGTTAAAACACCGCTTGCTGGCCGATATGCACCGAGAGGTCTGCAAGAAATACGGCCTGTATTTCGAGCCGTTGAACTGCGCAAAACGCGCGACCGTGATCGTGGACAAGAACGGCAAGGTGGCGTACGTGAAGGTGCAGGAGATCAAGACGGCGCGCGACGACAAGGAAATTCTGGAGGCGCTCAAGAAGCTGAACTAAGTCGGGAAGGACTGCGCGACGAGGACTGAGAGGGCGACGGCTCGGCCGGCCCCTCAGTCCTCGGCACTGAAATGGCCGTCGAAGACGTCAGCGACGCGAATTACAAAGAGTTCACCGATGCGCCCGCGGCGGTGGTCGCGTATGGGATCGCCTCCTGCGAGCCGTGCAACCAATACGATCCGATCCTGGAGCAGGTCGCCTCGCGCTTCACGGATGTGCGGATCGGCAAAGCCAAGATGCACGTCCCCGGCCGCTGCCGCGAGATCAAAAAACTCCATTCGTTCGAAACCTACCCGACCACCCACTTCTTCTCCAAAGGCAGACTCCTCCTCACCCGCGAAGGCAAGTTGGAAGCCGACGAACTCGCCGCGCTGATTTCAGACCATCTGCTTTGAAAATAGGCGCGAGGCTAGAGGCCAGGGGCTAGAGGTCGGAGTCGCTACCCCCTTGCCCCGAGCCCCTTGCCTCTTACCCGTTCATGATTTTCATCATGCGTGGGTGAGCGATCGCTCATGGGGACTGTTGAAGTAAAGAAAGACGGAAGGGCCGGCGGGGCTCGGACGGTCGGAAACCGATGCTGCCTCAGCCGGCGTATTCAAACGCCAAGTCACGGGTCTGGACGAGGCGGATGCGGTGGAGGGCGCCGGTGGGGATGGATTTGACGAGGCGGTCCCAGATGGCGCGCACAAGGTTCTCGCCGGTGATCGGCTGGCGGCCTAAGACCTGCCGCAGGTCTTGACCGTCGAACGGCCGAACCACCTGCTCGTGAACCAGCCGATCCAGCGCGACGATGTCCGTGACCATGCCGGTTTCCCGGTCGATCGGCCCGTGCACGGTCACGAAAAGATCCCAGGCGTGGCCGCTCCATGTCCCGGCCCCGCCCGATGGCACACGCTGCCCCTGATAGACGGCGGTGAACTGGTACCGTCTGGTGACGCTCGCCACGTCCAATCCGGCCGCCGCCGTCACCTCGGCATAGAGGTCTTCGTCCTCGTACAACCGGACGGCGTGGAGCGTGCCGATTTGCGGATGGGTCTCCAGCCGTCGCCACAAGACGCGGGCGATGTTCTCGGTCGTCGGGATCAGGTCGGTGAAATACGGCGTGTCGATGTTGAGATGTTTATGGTCGAACTCTTCGAGCGCATCCTGCAGGACCTGTTTGACGTCGAAGAGATTCACGACCATGCCCGTTCGCGGATCGACCTCGCCCGAAATGGTCACCTCCAGCAGATAGTTGTGTCCGTGTCCCGGTTCGTTGTTGCAGGCGCCGAAGACCGCGCGGTTGCGGGCGGCGTCCCAACTCGGCTTGTGATAGCGGTGCGCGGCGGCGAATTCGATACGCTTGGTCAACAAGACGGGCGGCATCGCTGACTCTTCCTCGGGGAGAAAAGACGAAAGGGCCGGGATGACAATTCGCAGCGGAATCGTCCCGGCCCTTCCGGAAAACAGAACGCTCTGACCGGCAGCGGTTACGCGCTGAAGGAGCTGCCGCACCCGCAGGTCGTCTTGGCCTGCGGATTCTTGATCGAGAAGCCGGAACCCTGCAGGCTGTCCACGTAATCCACTTCCGCGCCGCTCAGCAGCGGGGCGCTCTGCGAGTCCAGAATCACTTTCACACCGCCCTTCTCAACGACGGTGTCGTCATCGGACAGCTTGGACTCGAAGGCCATCCCGTACTGATAGCCGTGACACCCGCCGCCGCGCACGTAAATGCGCAGGCCGACCGTGTCTTGCTCCTCCTTCATGAGTTCGAGAATCTTCTGCTCCGCCTTCTCGGTAATGGTGATCATCGTCTTCCTCCATTCATTCAGGCGCGATGCCATGCAACACGATCACGGCATCCCCCGCCGACGGTACTCATAGAGTATAGGGCTCTCCCGCGCGAAGTCAACGGACTCATCTGCCGGTCTCTCCGCGCGTCGCTTCCGCTTTGAGACCGAGATCCTCCAGCCATTCCTGCCGCATCTCCGGCGGCACAACCGCTTGCGCCCGGTACCGGCCGTGGTGGACCGTGAGCGTGACCGGGCTCCGCTCATCGGCCAAGGCCTTCACAAACTCCGCCGTCGTCCGGAACCGCACGAAATGCACGGCGCTGATTTTCTCCTCCTTGCTGCGCCCGCCTTCAAATTCTCCATACACGACATGGGGCCCGGCCGCGATCGCGACCTTCTCTCCGCGATCGATGCCTTGGAACAGGTCCAGGATGGGCTGAATCTGCTCTTGCTCCGTCACCTCGATAAACAGCGTCGCGCTCAATTGCCCGCCGGCCGGCAGCAGCGCGTTGTACACGTCCAGCTCGGCCTGGATCTTCCGGGGGTCGAAGATGTGCTCCACCCGGATCATTTCCTGGATTTGAAACTGAATCGTGTCGCGATTTTCAAAGACCAGCGTGACGAGGTCTCCGACCGGGATGCGGCGGCGGCGCTTCAGCGCGATGATGCGCGCGCGAAATTCATCCCGTTGCCGTTCATATTCGGCGTAGGAAATCACATCATCGAGTGTCAGGCCTTTCATCTGATGACCCTGCTCGGTCGTGTTTTCCTCCCGTCACGCATCACGCGCATTACGTCCTTATGACGGCAACCCGTAGGCGTCGCGGACGATTTGAATGGGATGGAGCGTGCGCTTCCCCCCGGCATGACCGGAAGCGCCGGCCTGATCCAGTTGAAGGCCGGCAAGCGGGCAATCGGATGCGATGAGATCGGCCGGCGCCTTTTCGATGTCGCGCACCGCCTTGCCGGCGATCTTCATCGACAGGTCGAAGAACTCCACTTTGGCCGCCCAGGTCCCGTCGTGGCCGGAGCAGCGCTCGACCACCTCGACCCGGGCGCCGGCGCACTCCATCAATTCTTTGGATTTGAAACCGATATTCTGATCCCGCAGGTGGCAGGGAATCTGATACGCTACGCGACCGGGCTTGCGCGGGAAATCCGTCGCCAGCTCGCCGGCCTGCTGTAGTTTCATCAGGTACTCGCACACGTCGAAGGTCCGTTGCGCCAGTTGCGCCGCATCGTCGCCCGGCAACAGATACGGGTATTCGCGCTTGAGCATCAGGCTGCAACTGGGCACCGGCACGACGACATCGTAGCCTTCGTCCAGCCAGGGCTTGAGGTCGCGTAGATTGGCCCTGGCCGC
Proteins encoded:
- a CDS encoding peroxiredoxin, which gives rise to MATDVAPEIKVGDTAPDFTLKDQDQKDVKLSDYRGKKNVVLCFYPLDWSPVCTNENKCLTDDFPSFQSVNAEVFGISTDSFFSHKAWADSLGLKHRLLADMHREVCKKYGLYFEPLNCAKRATVIVDKNGKVAYVKVQEIKTARDDKEILEALKKLN
- a CDS encoding thioredoxin family protein gives rise to the protein MAVEDVSDANYKEFTDAPAAVVAYGIASCEPCNQYDPILEQVASRFTDVRIGKAKMHVPGRCREIKKLHSFETYPTTHFFSKGRLLLTREGKLEADELAALISDHLL
- a CDS encoding 6-carboxytetrahydropterin synthase, coding for MPPVLLTKRIEFAAAHRYHKPSWDAARNRAVFGACNNEPGHGHNYLLEVTISGEVDPRTGMVVNLFDVKQVLQDALEEFDHKHLNIDTPYFTDLIPTTENIARVLWRRLETHPQIGTLHAVRLYEDEDLYAEVTAAAGLDVASVTRRYQFTAVYQGQRVPSGGAGTWSGHAWDLFVTVHGPIDRETGMVTDIVALDRLVHEQVVRPFDGQDLRQVLGRQPITGENLVRAIWDRLVKSIPTGALHRIRLVQTRDLAFEYAG
- the erpA gene encoding iron-sulfur cluster insertion protein ErpA codes for the protein MITITEKAEQKILELMKEEQDTVGLRIYVRGGGCHGYQYGMAFESKLSDDDTVVEKGGVKVILDSQSAPLLSGAEVDYVDSLQGSGFSIKNPQAKTTCGCGSSFSA
- a CDS encoding DUF3501 family protein codes for the protein MKGLTLDDVISYAEYERQRDEFRARIIALKRRRRIPVGDLVTLVFENRDTIQFQIQEMIRVEHIFDPRKIQAELDVYNALLPAGGQLSATLFIEVTEQEQIQPILDLFQGIDRGEKVAIAAGPHVVYGEFEGGRSKEEKISAVHFVRFRTTAEFVKALADERSPVTLTVHHGRYRAQAVVPPEMRQEWLEDLGLKAEATRGETGR